Part of the Longimicrobium sp. genome is shown below.
CACCTCTTCGGTGAGGCGGGCCAGGTTCACCAGCGGGGGAAAGTAGCCTTCCTTGAACTGCGAGATGTACTCGTCGACCTGCTGCTGGACTTCGCGGATCTGCATTCGGTGCGGCTCTTCGGCGGGTAGGACCGGCAACCTACGTCCGTTCCCAAACGGAAACAAGGCTCTCGTCCTCCGTTGCAGCCGCACGCCCGCCGCCGGTACATTGAGGCAGCGCGGAGGATGCATCCGTCCGCGCCATTCCGCGTGAAACACCTCACGCGCCACCAACGAGCCCGACGGGAATGAGCCAGCCGCGCGTGGGGATCATCATGGGGAGCCGCTCGGACCGCGAGACGATGCTGGAAGCGGCCCGGGTGCTGGACGAGCTGGGGATCGCCTACGAGATGGAGGTCGTCTCCGCCCATCGCACCCCCGACCGCATGTTCGCGTACGCCGAGGCGGCGGAGGCGCGCGGGCTGGACGTGATCGTCGCCGGCGCGGGCGGCGCGGCGCACCTGCCGGGGATGACGGCGGCTAAGACGGTGCTCCCCGTGATCGGCGTCCCCGTCCTCTCGTCCACGCTCAACGGGGTGGACTCGCTCCTCTCCATCGTGCAGATGCCGCGCGGCGTGCCCGTGGCCACGGTGGCGATCGGCAAGGCGGGGGCGGCCAACGCGGGGCTCCTGGCCGCGCGCATCCTGGGGACGCGCGATCCCGAGATCCGCGACCGCCTGCGCGCCTTCGCCCAGCGCATGGCCGAGGACGCGCTGCGGGAGCCGGAAGCGTGACGCCGATCCTCCCCGGCTCCACCATCGGCATCGTGGGCGGCGGCCAGCTCGGGCGGATGTTCGTGATGGAGGCGCGGCGCATGGGCTACCGCATCGTCGTCTGGGACCCCGCCGCCGACTCCCCCGCCGCCGCCATCGCCGACGAGACCATCATCGCCCCCTTCCACGATGCCGATGCCGCGCTGGAGCTGGCCCGCCGCTCGGACGTGGTGACGCTGGAGTGGGAGAACGCGGACGTGGACACCCTGCGTGCCCTGGAGGCCGTCGTCCCCGTCCGCCCGGGGCCAGACGTGCTGGAGGTGGCGCAGCACCGCATCCGCGAAAAGGATGCGGCCCGCCGCCTGGGC
Proteins encoded:
- the purE gene encoding 5-(carboxyamino)imidazole ribonucleotide mutase, with translation MSQPRVGIIMGSRSDRETMLEAARVLDELGIAYEMEVVSAHRTPDRMFAYAEAAEARGLDVIVAGAGGAAHLPGMTAAKTVLPVIGVPVLSSTLNGVDSLLSIVQMPRGVPVATVAIGKAGAANAGLLAARILGTRDPEIRDRLRAFAQRMAEDALREPEA